The DNA window TCTCGCTGACCGGGGGTATATGGAAACTTTAAACGATGGAAGCTACCTCAAGTTGACTCTTTTTGATGGGAATATGTACAACCAAAACAAACCCAAAATAAGAAGAAAAAACAACGAACAGTATTCCAAAATGGCTTTTGCAAAAAATGAAATCATGTTCCCGCTTCAATCCTTTGACTTTCAAAGGACCGATGAAAACTTATTCAAACCGCACAGGGTGATGAACAATGTTGAAGAGTTAAACACCAAGGTAGATTCGTTCAGAGCGGCCAAATCAAAACTTCAGGGGACTTTTATTAATAATATAAAATCGTTCTATTCTTATAATCTTAAGCACGAAAAGTTTTTAAAACGAAATATCAATACTGAACCCTATGATAAAAATGGGGATTTCTACTTTTTTGATGAATCAGATGAAAACAACATATTAAGAACTGCCACCACACAAGCCAGAAATATAAAGAGTTTCACCAATGCTTATTCAGAGCAAATGATCAACAGAGATAAGGAGATTGCTTCGCATGTGGTTGAGAAATATAAAAAATTCACTTTTGCCGTTGCTTGTCTGGTGATGTTTCTCATTGGCGCTCCGCTGGGAGCCATAATTAAAAAAGGAGGATTGGGTGTGCCCGTGTTGGTTGCGATAATGTTTTTTGTGTTTTATCATGTTATGAGTATCACCGGTGAAAAGCTGGCCAAAGAGAGTTTGGTAAGTATTCCACAGGCCATGTGGACCTCTAATATTGTCCTTTTTATTATTGGATTATTCTTTTTGTATAAGGCGCGAAGAGACTCTGCCTTATTCGACGGAGATTATTACCGTGTAATATTTGACAAGGTCTCAAATTTGTTCAAAGGAATTAAGTCTTAAACTTTTGATTAATAGTAGAATTGGTTAATTTTGCGAGCTATTTCACAGAATAAGATAAAAAAAGAAGAATAAAGATTAGAAGATGTCGATTACAAAAGAAGAAAAAGCAAAAGTATTTGCAGAATTTGGTTCTAGCAAAACAGACACAGGTTCAGCTGAAGGCCAAATAGCTCTATTTACAACAAGAATAAAGAACCTGACTGATCACCTTAAGACCAATAAAAAAGACTATTCCTCAAGAAGAGGTTTACTACAACTCGTTGGTAAGCGTAAGAAAATGCTTAAATACTTACAGCACACGGATATAGAAAGATACCGTGCCATAATTTCCAAATTGGATCTTAGAAAGTAATTTTAATAAGATAAGGGGACGAGATGTTCCCTTATTCTTTTTCACACCATTTACATTTAACCTCAAAATAAATGAAACCCCAATTTCATAAGAAGATCATTAGCTCTACAAATGGTAGAGAAATTATATTAGAAACAGGAAGATTTGCCCGACAGGCAGATGCGGCAGTAACAGTTCAAATGGGCAATGCCATTATTTTAGCTACCGTAGTAAGTTCAAAAGAAGCTAAAGAAGGTGTAGATTTTCTTCCACTTTCTGTTGATTACCAGGAAAAATTTGCTTCATCTGGAAAAATTCCCGGTGGATTTCTAAAAAGAGAAGGAAGACTTTCTGACCACGAAGTGCTGATATGCAGACTCGTAGACAGAGCTTTGCGACCTCTTTTCCCCGATGATTATCACGCGGACACTCAGGTAAATATACAAATGATATCTGCCGATGATAATGTAGCACCGGATGCCCTTGCAGCTCTTGCTGCTTCCACGGCTTTATCCATTTCAGATATTCCGTTCAACGGACCTATTTCTGAAACCAGAGTGGTTCGGGTTGATGGCAAATTCAAATGTAATCCTTCACCGGCTGAAATAATCGAAAGCGATATTGACATTATGGTAGGCGCAACAGCTGATAATGTGTCAATGGTTGAAGGGGAGTTTGCAGAAGTCTCCGAAGAGGAAATGATCGAAGCCATCCAATTTGGACATGCCGAGATCAAATTACATTGCCAGGCTCAAAAAGAATTAGAAAAAGAGTTGGGCAAAACAGAGAAAAGAGAATACAGTCATGAAAACTCGGATGAGGAACTTCAGAAAATGATTCATGAAGCTACTTATCAAAAGGTTTATGATATATGTAAAGAAGGTATAGCCGATAAAAACCTGAGAAAGGAAAAATTTAGTGCTGTAAAAGAAGAATTTGTCGCAAGCTTGCCTGAAGATCATGAATACGATTCATTCCTTATTGGAAAATACTATCATGACGTAGAGAAGAAAGCAGCCAGAACAGCCTTATTGGATACTCATATCCGTTTGGATGGTAGAAAAACAGATGAAATAAGACCTATATGGACTGAAATTAACTATCTGCCTTCTGCGCATGGTTCGGCTATTTTCACGAGAGGCGAAACGCAATCTTTAACGACAGTCACATTGGGAACAAAGCTTGATGAGCAATTGATTGATTCAGCAATGCGTAAAGGAACCAATAAGTTTATGCTTCACTACAATTTCCCTGGATTTTCTACTGGAGAGGTGAGGCCTAATCGAGGACCGGGAAGAAGAGAAATCGGTCATGGCAACCTGGCTTTGAGAGCATTGAAAAGAGTTATTCCCACAGATGAGAATAATCCATATACAATTCGTGTAGTTTCAGATATTATGGAGTCCAACGGTTCGAGTTCAATGGCTACTGTTTGCGCAGGTTCATTGGCACTTATGGATGCGGGTATCAAAATATCTTCGCCTGTTTCCGGAATAGCTATGGGATTGATCACCGATGCTGAAACCGGAAAATATGCTGTTCTTTCTGATATCCTTGGTGATGAAGATCATCTTGGGGATATGGATTTTAAAGTAACCGGTACTACCAAAGGAATTACTGCTTGTCAAATGGATATCAAAATTGACGGATTATCCAATGAAATTTTGGTAAAAGCTCTAAAGCAAGCCAATGAAGGCAGACTTCATATTTTGAACGAAATGAACAAAACCATTTCTGCTCCTAATTCTGATCTTAAGCCTTTTGCTCCAAGATCAACGAACATGGTCATTGAAAAAGACATGATCGGTGCTGTGATAGGCCCGGGTGGAAAAGTGATCCAGGAAATACAAAATACAACCGGTGCAACTGTTGTTATTGAAGAAATTGATAACAAAGGCCATGTAAATATTTTCTCTTCAGATGCAGTGGCCATGGAAGCGGCCATTAATTGGATTAAGGGAATTATTGCTGTACCTGAAGTAGGAGAGACCTACGAAGGAACAGTGAAGTCCATTATGCCTTATGGAGCATTTATTGAATTCCTTCCCGGCAAACAGGGACTTTTACATGTATCTGAGATAAAGTGGGAAAGGGTAGAGAAAGTAGAAGATGTCCTTGAAGAAGGAGAGGAGATCATGGTAAAATTACTGGATGTAGATAAAAGAACAGGAAAATTCAAACTTTCCAGAAAAGTTCTCCTTCCAAAACCTGAAAAGACAGAAAGTGAATAAAACAAACATGTTTTTTTCTCATTAATATATCAGTTTAAAAAAGGTCTTTCTATAGACCTTTTTTATTTTTGAAATATTACATTTTTGCAATCTAAATTAAAGCCTAGAAATAATAATAATGAGCGAAAATAAAATCTACAATACCGTAATAATAGGATCGGGTCCTGCAGGATACACAGCAGCCATTTATGCAGCCAGAGCAGGTATGGAGCCGGTTTTATATCAGGGAGGTCAACCTGGCGGGCAGCTTACCATTACCAATGATGTTGAAAATTATCCCGGCTATCCCGATGGCATCAACGGACCCATGATGATGATAGATTTTCAAAAACAAGCCGAGCGTTTTGGAAGTGATATACGCTATGGTATGGTGACATCCGTAGATTTAAACGCCAACCCGAAAAAATTGGTGGTAGATGAAGAACATGAAGTGCTGGCTCACACCGTAATTATTTCTACAGGTGCTTCGGCCAAATGGCTCGGTTTGGAGTCTGAGCAAAAGTTTAACTCCAAAGGCGTTTCTGCCTGTGCCGTTTGTGATGGTTTCTTTTTTAAAGGACAGGATGTAGCAGTTGTAGGGGGAGGCGATACTGCGGCCGAGGAAGCGACTTATCTATCAAAAATTTGCTCTAAGGTTTATCTAATTGTCCGAAGAGATGAAATGCGCGCTTCTAAAATCATGCAGGAACGGGTTTTTAATTCTAAGAACATCGAAGTACTCTGGAATCATGAAACAGATGAAATTCTTGGCGATGAGGAAGTGCATTCAGTGCGTTTATTAAACAATAAAACAGGAGAAAAG is part of the Hyphobacterium sp. CCMP332 genome and encodes:
- a CDS encoding LptF/LptG family permease, translating into MRKIDKLVFKAFAGPFAITFCVVVFIFLTQFLMNYFDELIGKDLGFLVYARLIFYFSLTMTPVALPLAILLACLITFGNLGEHFELTAIKSAGISLTRVLYPMLFFSIAMVFVSFWFNNNLIPKVNLKAYSLLYDIRQKKPALDFKDGIFYNGIPNYSIKVQHKDPETQELSGVLIYDHSEGKGNTKVILADRGYMETLNDGSYLKLTLFDGNMYNQNKPKIRRKNNEQYSKMAFAKNEIMFPLQSFDFQRTDENLFKPHRVMNNVEELNTKVDSFRAAKSKLQGTFINNIKSFYSYNLKHEKFLKRNINTEPYDKNGDFYFFDESDENNILRTATTQARNIKSFTNAYSEQMINRDKEIASHVVEKYKKFTFAVACLVMFLIGAPLGAIIKKGGLGVPVLVAIMFFVFYHVMSITGEKLAKESLVSIPQAMWTSNIVLFIIGLFFLYKARRDSALFDGDYYRVIFDKVSNLFKGIKS
- the rpsO gene encoding 30S ribosomal protein S15; translation: MSITKEEKAKVFAEFGSSKTDTGSAEGQIALFTTRIKNLTDHLKTNKKDYSSRRGLLQLVGKRKKMLKYLQHTDIERYRAIISKLDLRK
- the pnp gene encoding polyribonucleotide nucleotidyltransferase: MKPQFHKKIISSTNGREIILETGRFARQADAAVTVQMGNAIILATVVSSKEAKEGVDFLPLSVDYQEKFASSGKIPGGFLKREGRLSDHEVLICRLVDRALRPLFPDDYHADTQVNIQMISADDNVAPDALAALAASTALSISDIPFNGPISETRVVRVDGKFKCNPSPAEIIESDIDIMVGATADNVSMVEGEFAEVSEEEMIEAIQFGHAEIKLHCQAQKELEKELGKTEKREYSHENSDEELQKMIHEATYQKVYDICKEGIADKNLRKEKFSAVKEEFVASLPEDHEYDSFLIGKYYHDVEKKAARTALLDTHIRLDGRKTDEIRPIWTEINYLPSAHGSAIFTRGETQSLTTVTLGTKLDEQLIDSAMRKGTNKFMLHYNFPGFSTGEVRPNRGPGRREIGHGNLALRALKRVIPTDENNPYTIRVVSDIMESNGSSSMATVCAGSLALMDAGIKISSPVSGIAMGLITDAETGKYAVLSDILGDEDHLGDMDFKVTGTTKGITACQMDIKIDGLSNEILVKALKQANEGRLHILNEMNKTISAPNSDLKPFAPRSTNMVIEKDMIGAVIGPGGKVIQEIQNTTGATVVIEEIDNKGHVNIFSSDAVAMEAAINWIKGIIAVPEVGETYEGTVKSIMPYGAFIEFLPGKQGLLHVSEIKWERVEKVEDVLEEGEEIMVKLLDVDKRTGKFKLSRKVLLPKPEKTESE
- the trxB gene encoding thioredoxin-disulfide reductase: MSENKIYNTVIIGSGPAGYTAAIYAARAGMEPVLYQGGQPGGQLTITNDVENYPGYPDGINGPMMMIDFQKQAERFGSDIRYGMVTSVDLNANPKKLVVDEEHEVLAHTVIISTGASAKWLGLESEQKFNSKGVSACAVCDGFFFKGQDVAVVGGGDTAAEEATYLSKICSKVYLIVRRDEMRASKIMQERVFNSKNIEVLWNHETDEILGDEEVHSVRLLNNKTGEKKVIEIGGFFVAIGHKPNTDIFEGQLDMDETGYLKVVPGTSKTKIPGVFVSGDAADKVYRQAVTAAGTGCMAALDAERWLTEEGII